Genomic segment of Pogona vitticeps strain Pit_001003342236 chromosome 15, PviZW2.1, whole genome shotgun sequence:
acccacccaccatccaTCCCTTCAGATATTTCATCTATTTCTCTCAAGAAGAAAACCTCTCTCTGGTTATTAAGAAGCAACCACAACAAATGAACTTAGAATacactttgttttttctttcttttcttttctttgtggttTAATACATTGAAGAACTGATCGTCAAACCATTTTGAGCGACTTACTTTGCTCCTCTGCTAACATTTCTCAGCCTTTCCACTGAATTTGGAAGGTATCGTTCACCCGCCCGTGGGTTTTCCATTCTTTCTGccactttcatgttttttttctggagaggTTTCACCCTCCCTTCGTTTCCCTCTTTGATAATTTAGTAAGGAACCATGGGAGCAAGAATGGAAGGAAAGCCTTCAAATTAATACAGAGCAAAAGAACCACCCACCGTGCCTTGCCTGCAATTCTGAGATATGTCAAAGGGTGCATGAAGTGTCCCTTTCCTCCTGGGGGCGGGGAAAAGGAAGCGGGAAATGAAAAAACAGCTGAATGGGCCAAATCATTGTAGGCCAGATTTTCATAGCAAGCTGCTAGTTGCTAACCACTAGTACAGGCTGTAATTCACCCAGTTTATGTTCTGCCTGCCCAGGAAGGGAGACCTGATGGAAAGGTTTTCAGAGAGCAGGTCACCCTTCTGGCCCAACTGGGGACTTTGACGATGGGCAGATGCACCAGGCCTTCCTTTCAACCCACTGTCCTGTTGATCAACACATTCCTGCTGATGGGAACGGCAACCGTGTTTCCCAGCAACCCGTCCAAAGGCAGAACTATAATTTAGAAGAAGCTAGCGTGGGCACAGAGCAACGACACAAGCACACACTCAAAAGAATCTCTCTGGGGCCACTGCCAAGGGAGTGCGGTCATCCCGCTTGGCAAGAAAAGAACACTGATAACATAGGACAGATTCTGGGGGAAGGGGCGACGGTCGGTAAAAGGGAGGCCGACAAAATGGAAACCGAGCTGCGTCGGTCGTCAGATGAGGTCAAAATCTGAGGGGCCGACGCTGGGTAGAGGGGCCCTCCAGAAGTTGAAGCTGTTGTACTGGAGCAGCCCTTCCTCCTCGTCCTCGCAGGGGCTCAGCTTCTTCCAGTCTGTCCCGAGGCCGCCGTAGCTCCCCTTGGGCGGGTAGACGGGCCCGTCGGCCAAGCCCAGATGTACCAGTTCGGAGAGGTCCAGCTCCGGAATGGGCAGCCTCCAGTAGAGGAAGGAGTCGTACTGGGAGTTCGCGGTGTCCCTCATGGTCTTGCTAGGGATGAAGAAGAAAGGAGCTGTTTTAGACAATCCCTCTCAACCTTTTAGGCTCCTTGGCAGATAGCGTGGCGGAGGGCTAAGAGATCATgggtcttgtagtccaaaacagaggGAGGGCCCCACCTGGCCTTGCTGTAAGGAGAATAGTACCTAGGAGGTGCCCCACTGAGTGCTGGCACGGTGGTAAAGTAGCTCCCTctcctacagttgtgttcaaaattattcagcccccactgaaattgaatgttttggccattttgacattgattttaatcattcagtcatcttgcttacatttacatgaaagaggcacttgtaggtcagagaaatataaccttaagtttataatgaaataaccactgttacatacagcactgatgttacctgtctgtcatgggtttggagggaaagttccatcctatggggagtggaaggcgggacatcaggaggaggggctgtactgtatatatatgtggagagtGTGTAGAGACGCGgggaggagacaaagcagcagctgagagaagaagctggtgtgggagtctgtgtgtcagacagggtactactgtgtgtcagtaccaacctgataggttcaggtgtctgttggttagccagaactgataggttcagggtctgtgcttcaagttaagggttctgtgtgaaccaaactgtgtgcatgtatgaatgagactaagccacgttactatatatttttatactgttttgttttattttgtaagccgccccgagtagacatggtctagaggggcggggtaaaaatcaaataaataaataaataaataaataaaatatatcttattcacctgatcgttttatttttccctgtgtgttattaaataaaccttattcttttatttgtttgaaaatccatccctggtctgtgtgacttcttatagggaatggttggtggcagcttagttaacgtgtggcagatcccagtaagtctgggtttgtcacattgattggtgtccagcgtgtgggatacaactggtccagttgtccagcggtccagcaaagccttggcaagtgtgcccagagcaaggggggtctagtcagggacaatctgaggcgcgtaggtaatcttctaggtgtacctcacggggaggtgcgctagtggaagaacgtgccaactggggagactagattagggtgctctgaggcagcctgtttttggcgggaaaaaagctgaggcaaaactgtgtagtagcagtgatctagcctgcctgctgagaggcccagcagaggggggtagactctaactcgctacagttgcaagtagtgctgaaaggacagcagcaatctatagggaaagctggttctgaggcaaaagaaaaaaaaaagtggtcgttttattttgaggcttgactttttaaagcagcctgttctgaggggggattatgcccttgactcgaagccaagtggcagaaatgggtgaagtgaaagacccccaggttgaccaaggttctgaggatgaatttggctcagtgcaaggtgacagcacgggagaacaaaacccagaactcaggaaaatactcctagcccaacagcatgaactgagggtgagggaaatggaggaaaggttagagagagaaaagatggaggaaagggaaagagagaaacaaaggcaatttgaattagagagagagaaaattgctctggaaaaagaaaggatggcgtttgaattaagaaaattggaaatgatgaaccagaacaataataacaatagggattctgagggaggccaattgtctaaggctgacctgaagaaattcccggtgtaccacaagggagattgtcctgaggtgttcttttccctagtggaaagagcgtttgtggacttctcagtgagggaaactgagaagatgaccatcatgcgatctttaatcagtggtagcctggctgaggtctatgccgagatgcctgaggaactgatgaaagattttgcagagtttaaaaaactggtgtttgcaagacatgggataaatgcggaacagctgaggcaaagattcaggtccctcacaaagaaaccagagcagacttttacccaagtgggggcccaattggtgaggctgctagagaaatggctatctcaggaggggacagagacctttcagcagcttaaagatttgatagcgctggaacagttctattcagtcctgcatggggaactgaaattccaggtgagggaaaggaaaccgaaatctgtggcagaagccgccgagattgcagattttatttcccaaataagaaagcccttgggtgaggggaaatctgtaggtaaacccaaagaaacctacagcaagtactctcagggaccagggaaaagccagcaagggggaggggcccatggtgaagggaagccctcagaaatgaaaccaagacctcagattttggagggaaaaccaaaacaagatgagagagaatcaaaatacaccagaaaatgttatttctgtcagggaaagggccatctaatctcagagtgtgagaaattaaggcagctaaaaggaatggtgcctcaggaatcgagtggaaccaagccaaaagctgtgttctgtgtccagaaagagcaaggctcattgtcactgagggagcctgttgccatggctactcaatctgaaacagctacatctgctgatcaggctgaggaaaatggtcctcttgtagaggtcaggcgctgcctgttggtgagaacagattctcagttgtttgagacagcaggggtggacgtaggaatacttggccatcagtatcgggggctgcgggacacttgttctcaggtgaccctgtgccatccagatattattcctagggagtatgtaatcccaaatgagagcatgaaggtggcagggattgaggggcaggtaatctctctgccagtagcggaggtaccggtgaactttcaaggctggaggggagtttggcggctagcaatttcatcgactctgccagcagccgtgctcgtgggaaatgacctggctgaacatgtgaaacgggtgctagtgattacacgttcacaagacaccacggggacagttcaggggggtaatgatgagcccgagacggaagcagaggggagttcagaagctgtggtggaaaccttaaccacagacagcagatttggacaagagcaaaaggcagacgccactctccaaaagtgttttgaacaggtgactgacgcccagctaacacctgaaaccccagtgagatttctggaggaaaaggggattttatatagagagaccctgaggaatatctcaaaagggggagatgggatcagaagtcagctggtggtacctgaaaagtatcgccccatgatcttacaaagggggcactctgacatgtttgctgcacacttaggggtgaacaaaacacagcagagaatcacacagaatttttactggcctgacatagggaagcagatcagggagttctgtaaacaatgtgatgtgtgtcaaaggcaggggaatagccgtgacaggaccaaagcaaagttgtgccctttgcctgtgattgacactccgttcaaatgcataggggtggatattgtgggacctttgcccaaggccacaaagagggggaacaggttcattctcaccattgtggaccatgccacgaggtaccctgaagccatacccttgactaacattgaaactaacacagtggcagatgccttggtggggtatatgtccaggatgggatttgcctcagaaataatcacagatttgggcgcatcattcacatcaaagctcatgaaacgcttatggcaaatctgtggaattaagcacaaggaaaccactgcttatcatcctgaaagtaatgggttaactgaaaagttcaatgggactctaatgcgcatgattagggcttacttggcagagaatccaaacaattgggaccagaagctgcaatcccttttgtttgcgtatcgatcagtgccacaagccagtaccgggttcagtccatttgaacttttatttgggagaagggtgaaagggccccttgatttgaacaaacaaaattgggagcagatcacccaggatgacccacaagacgttgtgacatacatagactctttaaggattgacctaaagagaaacctagagctagcagcagagaccctgcaagctcaaaaggtcagaaagaaagcctggtgtgtccagagagccggggagaggcactttaatccaggggaggaagtgctttggcctaggctctgcaaggagaacaaactgcagctgggtagcccagaaatagaatacttgggtcacatagtagggggagaagtgataaaacccctagaggccaaaatagaagctgttcgtgattggcccagacccaacaccaagaaaaaagtcaaatcatttcttgggttggtgggctactacagaaagttcatcctgaggtttggcgagattgcggctccgctgaccgatctgacgaggaagagggctgatgaccgcatcccgtggaccagcgactgtgaggaggcgttccagaggttgaagcaggcgctcatcaactatccagtgctgcgtgctccagacttcgacagggagttcatcatctacaccgatgcgtctaacagtggggtaggagcagttctgtgccaggaggatgagaatggtgaccagcatccagtgtcctacctgagtaggaaacttcaaaaaggtgagagacatttggcaaccgtggagaaggagtgcctggccatagtctacgcga
This window contains:
- the MLLT11 gene encoding protein AF1q encodes the protein MRDTANSQYDSFLYWRLPIPELDLSELVHLGLADGPVYPPKGSYGGLGTDWKKLSPCEDEEEGLLQYNSFNFWRAPLPSVGPSDFDLI